From one Lotus japonicus ecotype B-129 chromosome 3, LjGifu_v1.2 genomic stretch:
- the LOC130744598 gene encoding uncharacterized protein LOC130744598 — MDNGFFLVKLSADFELLDVDNGFFLVKFDLEQDKKKVMEGGPWMIFDHYLAVTQWTREFIAPTTKVTTTLVWIRIPGLNATYFDASFLMSVAKLVGTPIRVDMNTLTAERGKFARICVELDLTKPVLGKFWFEGNWFKVVYEGLHIICGSCGCYGHQTRACPGPPPPQVLGPPEQQTLVGALSGGEPPAPSQTLGAVQQEVLETVIEKIQEGITQTVISGEKNREAINKAIIIDDPQILDVACEWLTMKYKPKKKQNKIMTKSVEGPHKGFVPVVGKFDVGFMDSSDNTKKRRKQDAGTGLSSVQDKERGKPSLRDKDSAPTGQSQKTKGRSIASSVKVPGARSSGVTPSSAMAAIGTTSFMQEFNKIDGLSQAGGVFQGRPPYN; from the coding sequence ATGGACAATGGCTTCTTTTTGGTGAAGCTGTCGGCTGATTTTGAACTCCTCGATGTGGACAATGGCTTCTTTTTGGTGAAGTTTGACTTGGAGCAGGACAAAAAGAAGGTGATGGAAGGTGGTCCTTGGATGATTTTCGACCACTATTTGGCGGTAACACAATGGACCCGAGAGTTTATTGCCCCGACAACAAAGGTAACGACAACGTTAGTATGGATCAGAATCCCGGGTTTGAATGCGACATACTTTGATGCAAGCTTCCTCATGTCAGTAGCAAAGCTTGTTGGAACCCCGATACGAGTTGATATGAACACTCTGACTGCAGAGCGTGGCAAGTTCGCAAGGATTTGTGTGGAGCTCGATCTTACTAAGCCGGTGTTGGGAAAATTTTGGTTTGAAGGGAACTGGTTCAAGGTGGTGTATGAGGGGTTACACATTATTTGTGGTTCGTGTGGGTGCTATGGTCACCAGACTCGTGCATGTCCTGGTCCTCCTCCACCTCAGGTGCTTGGACCGCCGGAGCAGCAAACCCTAGTTGGTGCGCTATCAGGAGGGGAGCCGCCAGCACCCTCACAAACCCTAGGCGCTGTGCAGCAGGAAGTTCTAGAAACGGTTATTGAGAAAATTCAGGAGGGAATTACGCAAACCGTTATCTCGGGTGAGAAGAATAGGGAAGCAATCAATAAGGCTATCATTATTGATGATCCCCAGATTCTTGACGTTGCTTGTGAGTGGTTGACTATGAAGTACAAAccgaaaaagaaacaaaataaaatcatgACTAAATCAGTGGAAGGGCCCCACAAGGGATTTGTGCCGGTCGTAGGAAAATTCGACGTCGGGTTCATGGATAGCTCTGATAACACTAAGAAACGTCGTAAACAAGATGCTGGCACTGGTTTGTCTTCAGTGCAGGACAAGGAAAGGGGAAAACCGTCCCTTCGTGACAAGGATTCTGCTCCCACCGGGCAATCTCAAAAGACCAAGGGAAGATCAATTGCATCGAGCGTGAAGGTTCCAGGGGCGCGCAGCTCGGGTGTAACCCCTTCCTCTGCGATGGCAGCCATTGGTACAACAAGTTTCATGCAAGAGTTCAATAAGATTGATGGTCTCTCTCAAGCTGGGGGGGTCTTCCAAGGAAGGCCTCCGTACAATTGA
- the LOC130745500 gene encoding protein WHAT'S THIS FACTOR 9, mitochondrial, whose translation MVLFSKLPHQFILIRTFVNAKVKWVRDPYLDTAVFKEKDLKHVISLKNQIISSPSKSLSIYTASMLKGSLNLPTTTTKFIERYHRVFAQFQPSPSLPPCVKLTPQALSLHKEEMAVHNSRANREDAVRRLARLLMLAGMGKLPLYVIEKLKWDMGLPHDYVTALLVDYPDYFDVCSVDDPSSGKQLLALELVSWRKELSVSELEKRAMNSDCSGDKRRHDIAFPMFFPKGFDLEKRVKTWVEDWQTLPYISPYENAFHLDSNSDQAERWTVAILHELLSLLVSKKTERENLVCYGECLGLGMRFKKALVHHPGIFYISNKIRTQTVVLREAYKKELLVKIHPVMGMRYWYIHLMTKM comes from the coding sequence ATGGTTCTCTTCTCCAAACTGCCGCACCAGTTCATCCTCATTAGAACTTTTGTGAATGCCAAGGTCAAATGGGTCCGAGACCCTTATCTAGATACTGCTGTATTCAAAGAGAAAGATCTCAAACATGTAATTTCTCTCAAGAATCAAATCATTTCATCTCCTTCCAAATCCCTATCCATCTACACTGCTTCTATGCTGAAAGGTTCTCTCAACCTGCCCACTACAACTACCAAATTCATTGAGAGATATCATCGTGTTTTCGCGCAATTCCAACCGAGTCCTAGTCTCCCTCCATGTGTCAAGCTCACTCCTCAAGCATTATCGCTCCACAAAGAAGAAATGGCTGTCCATAACTCCCGCGCTAACCGTGAAGACGCTGTTCGGAGGCTTGCAAGGCTTCTAATGCTTGCTGGAATGGGAAAGTTGCCACTTTATGTGATTGAGAAGCTAAAATGGGATATGGGTCTTCCTCATGATTATGTTACGGCACTCTTGGTTGATTATCCCGATTATTTTGATGTTTGTTCTGTTGATGATCCGTCGTCTGGGAAACAATTGCTTGCTTTAGAGCTTGTTTCATGGAGAAAAGAACTTTCTGTGTCTGAGTTAGAGAAGAGGGCAATGAACTCAGACTGTAGTGGTGATAAAAGAAGACATGATATTGCATTTCCCATGTTTTTCCCAAAAGGTTTTGATTTAGAGAAGAGGGTAAAGACTTGGGTGGAGGATTGGCAAACATTGCCATACATTTCTCCATATGAAAATGCATTTCATCTTGACTCAAATAGTGATCAGGCAGAGAGGTGGACAGTGGCAATTTTGCATGAGTTGCTTTCTCTTCTAGTGTCAAAGAagacagagagagagaattTGGTTTGTTACGGAGAGTGTTTGGGATTGGGCATGAGATTTAAGAAGGCTTTGGTTCATCATCCTGGTATATTTTACATTTCCAATAAGATTAGGACTCAGACTGTTGTGCTTAGGGAGGCTTATAAAAAGGAACTTTTGGTTAAGATACATCCGGTGATGGGTATGAGATATTGGTACATTCACCTCATGACCAAGATGTAG